In Pseudorasbora parva isolate DD20220531a chromosome 1, ASM2467924v1, whole genome shotgun sequence, the DNA window agcatattagactGTTCTGAAGGAacatgtggcactgaagactggaagaatgatgctgaaaattcagatttgccatcacagaaataaattatttaaaaatatatatatttaaatacaaaatggttattttaaataggaaaaaaatatttggttacattttgatttaataaatgcaatctctgtgagcataagagacttgtttcaaaaacattttaaaaaaatcatacccACCactgctttttcttttttttctcaattcaAAACATGCCTTTTTAACAGGTCCGTATAGAAAGCAGAGATGCTTTTATCCACCTGTGATGCTCGCCATCCACTACAACAATGGTAAACAACGATCAACCCCCTTTGAACCACTAATTGTACAACTTTTATAAAGCACTGGGAGAATGTAGTTTTTAGTCATGTTTGGTTTTGTTAGCGTTAAAGTGACCATTTTATTCTCATCATTCAGGTCCAGTCTGGACACAGGGCCAAAAGATGAGGCAGTTCAATGGCTTCGGGTCACAATACTGCCATGATAATCTGCCACCCCACATGACTGCAGGTTACCAGAGCTTTGAAAGGGAAAACTTCTACAGAGGTACAGATCTGATTATATTCTCAAATTATCAGGATCCaataataatgcaatattgCACTAAAAGGCTGATTTCTGTTTTAAAGGTTCTAACACTTCAGCTGCTGCCCCACATGGCCAGTGAACAACTTACTCATGAAGCAGAAATACAGAAAACCACATATACGAGAGAGACTGCATCCCTACAGATAATCCATCAAGATGACATCTCATTATATATTGCcataatatatatgttttttatgAAGTAACTTTGCCTTATGCCCAAGCAGTATTTGTGTGATTTGTGATGTCTGTGGTGTTTTTTATGAAGTATTTCTGCACtgtgcctaatcaatatttcTGTAATCGGATTCTGTTATGTTTGTGATGTTCTTTTAAGAAGCAACCATGCACTGTGCCCAAGCAGAATTTCCCCTCGGGGACAATAAagtaaccaaccaaccaaccaaccaatagCCAACACTGTAGTGAAATATCTTCCTTAAAAATATCTTGTACTGTTACTAATGTAGATTTTAATAAACTTTCATAAATTCTTGTTTTTGTCAACCGATTAAACTATTTGACTGCCAACTAATGACAAATGCTAAGTATACTTTGATCCCAAATAGCCAAAGGTATTTAGATTCAGAGATTGTTTGTCCCAGACATTTTCACCGTTAATCTATATTTTAACCACAATTTTCTTTCACCACAAACGCATATATTTTGCTGTTTTATCATGGTGTGAAGCTAACAAGGCACATGTCCATTGGCACAGGAAATTAACAATGCTTTATTGATTTTACTAACCTTTAGAAAATGCTGTACAGCTTTTTTGTgtttataattatttgtatacCCTTTAGGAAAAATGATTTGAAACCTTGCATGATGGTAATCACCATCTTACGTTTGAGGTCTTAGATAAAGATGTGACTGAACTGCGAAtgaaaattcagtgtaaaaaaaaggaaagtgATAAGATTGCCTTCAAAAACACATGGAGGCGTTGGATAATTCTCAAGAAAACAAAGTAAGAACAAGTTAAGACTAAGAGAATGGATTTCACTGaaaaatttcacaaataaaatTTCAGTGAAAGCCATTCAAGAGTTCATGAAGAAGCTGCCTCGCAATGATGAATTTGTGACAGGCCGACTGAAGCCGTACGTGATGCTGTTTGGCCTCGAGGGTTAGAGGCCTTTTACAgattttgtaataatattgtGAATAGACCTCAGTATAAAAGCACTTTACATGAACAACAGTTTACCACAGATTAGTAGCCTATTACTtctgactgttgacatatggtATTGTTGTATAAGTATTCATGTTGCTTACATGCATGTAATGAGATTTATTTAGCAGATTATTCAATTCAgagtgatttagaaatgaggaaCACCACAGTAATGTGAGATGTGCTGCAATATGAATATATGTAACTATGACAGTTTGCCTGTATGATAGGCctaattatgtgcaaaaatttcacaaatgtaatTTAGAAATGTATATATTTGATGATGAAAGTGAAATCAACAGACAATAAGTAAACAATAAAAGTTTGATAAAAAGAACCAAAAGAACAAACAAAGATGATTTGCCTGCTGTAGTAGTCATGGACAACTAGCAATATTGctaaaagaaatatatatatatatatatatatatatatatatatatatatatatatatatatatatatatatatatatatatatatatatatatatatatatatatatatatatatatatctcaatgGCTTGGATTTCAATATTTCACAAAGAAACTTGAAAagaaaattttatatttttaccaTATACCCATATTTTAACATTTGTATAATTtctctatattttttttaatcatgatGCCACCATTCTAACATTTggaatttaatatatattatattatgttatatgtttttttctcgTAAAATAGTGAGCTGTGTATGAAGTGTACTTTAAATAGTTTTCTCTGTTATAATGGGCTGAAGTTTTCAGGTTAAAGAGGTTAAAGACGAGAGATCAATTAGACTGACCAGAGGaagtataaaaacaaaaaattagcATGTTTTGCCCATATTTACCGCAAGTGGCGCAGTATTTCACTTTACTTCAGAGAACTCTTATCACGACGCGTAATTTATCCTCGCTCATCTCGGAATTCTTGTTTTAAAAGGTAAGGTTTGGTGAGTTAAGGTGTTTAATGAAAGGAAATCGTGGATAATTTTTCAAACCCAACGTGTATCGtattgtcatttattaatacaaAGTGTACTTGTGTTTTGCTTTTCAATCAAATGTCACTCTGATTTCAAAGTGAGCCAGGTAACGGCACGATGAGGCCTGTGACTCAACTGCTCCACAACAAGTTTGTTGTGGTGCTAGGAGACTCAAGTGAGTACTGACTGAGATTAATATGGTTATAGTAACGTTAATGGCCTCCGTGAATCGTGATTACCCACTCCAAACTAATTTACAcgtgattgattttttttttttgatgatgatgatgatgattgatttttaataaaactgACTTGATTTTCTCTCCAGTTCAGCGTTCTGTCTACAAGGATTTAGTCCTAATCCTACAGAGAGACTCGTATTTAAGTTTATCGCAGTTAAAAAGCAAGGTCAGTAACTTATCCGAATCCATGTTTCCTTTTACCAAAATATGTACGTTCAAACATTAGATTTTTACATTAAGCTAATTATTTCGTTGGAAAAAAATCCAGATTAAGATGCTATATTTGGTATGGCAGCTGGTTTTTAGTTGGTGCAAACTGGTAGGCCATTTTTAGACCAGCTACAGTTCCagattaacatcattttaaagttGTCATTGTAGTTTTTGGGACAGATAGCTGATTGACCAGCTAAAAAACAGGTATCGCGTCCAAAAGCTATTTTGGCTAAATAACCAATAAAcagttttgatttattatttaatgtaataaatagAGCAAATAACGCTGCTGTGTATGTAAATTGTGAAAAGTGAGTTGAAATATTCCCTATACTGTATAGAGTTTCCTGGTTAAGCATGTCTGATCTATCTTCTCCATATTTCCTAGGGTGAGTTTGCATTTGAACAGGATTGCCTGGTGGAAGGTGGCCGATTGGGCCAGATGAATAATGGCACTAAGTACAGGGAAGTGAGACAGTACCGCACGGACCACCACTTGATCCGCTTCTATTTTGTGACTCAAGTTTTCTCACGTTACATGGAGAGCATCTTAGCTGACTTTGAACAGGGCATAAAACCAGACCTGGTTATCGTCAACTCTTGTGTCTGGGATATATCCAGGTAGGAGTGCTCGTCATTACAGCTTGCTACATGCATAAGATATTAAGCATGTCataattatttgtttgtttaacatGATTTTTGTTTTACTACACTGCACAGGTACAGCCGTGAATGGGACTCGGAGTATAGAGAAAACCTCAACACGTTCTTCAGAAAGCTAAAGACCATTTTGCCAGAAGAGAGCCTGGTTGTGTGGAATATGACCATGCCCTTGGGCAAGAAGATCGTGGGAGGTTTTCTGGTCCCAGAGGTGGGTTACACAAAAAGATGCAGAGGATGAACCCTCATGAACATTGATGAGAGTCAATAATCCTTTTTCATCTTTCCCACAAACTCAGATTGCACACATGGGTCCGACTTTAAGATTTGATGTGATTGAAGCCAATTACTTTGGTGCCACTCTTGCCAACGAGTTCGGCTTTGATGTGCTGGATTTGCACTTCCAGTTTCGCTTCAGCCTGCAACACAGGATGCACGATGGTGTACACTGGAATTCCGTCGCCCACAGAAAGATCACATGCCTGCTCCTGGAGCATGTTGCGCAAGCATGGGGTGTGGAGCTGCCAAAACTTGGTGAGAAATGCAGATTGAGTTGGTTAGCTGAGGTTTAAAGCTGCAAAATAAGCTTCTATCATTTTAAAAGTGGAATATATTTATCTATACCAATCAAACAGTTAAATGAATCACAACTGTAATTAAAAACTTGACTAAAGATGTATGGAACATTTTTGCCACCCATTTATCAAGGTCCTcacggggttttaaaaagtcttaaagtcttaaatttcaaaatctaaatgtaaggccttaaaaatcttaaattatcggaagcattgcgttctaggtcttaaataatgttaaacaggtcttaattttcctacgtccATATAACGCTACCTCATTGAAATCCTCCCGCGACGCGTGTTTATTCTGTGGtgttgtagttctttctttcgctagtCCAGCTATTGTTCGCtgtattacaactacaaatgaGACAGCATGCATCTaatattgcagccaatcagctttcgtgttattggcacgagTCTCTCTGATCATAGCCCATAGACGCATAAAACAGATTTCATTCTTCAGCTGACGGTTCCGCGATCGTGAAAGCAAAGGTTAaactttctcaccatcttggataatgaccaaataaaagtataatatacccgattgcactaaaaatagttaataacagtgatgtaaactccgaactccgatgtcagatgtgtgtgtttgccgCCTGTCAGAGCTCGTGCAAGTGTATTGAATATTTTATTTCTAGGCTCATTAGCCTACTCTTGAATgatcaaatacacacattatgcatatgtcCATATCCTGACTTGAgttaaaaaaagtttgggacGTGTCAGTAAGTTCTGGATCTGCGCATTAGTAAGTTCTCAAAGTAAAAGCAAACTAATATAACTTAATAACAACACAAATGGGGAAAACAGCACTTACacttaaagcactgtttatATATCTTTGTTGTATTTGTttgtcctattgtcatttgtttaattaagtatatattttattaccgTTTACTTAGATTACTTAATTacttgaaaacttttttttacttatattaagcaattgATTATTGCTGGGGTTTACTTGTAAGCTTTTAGTCATATTTCCCACCCCAAGCGatcgtgttattaaagatagatagcACACCACTGGAACAGCCTTTTTTTGGTAATGccaaacaagattcatgcattttgtttgtttaattgccatgtgtgactattgtgcatctaacatagccgtgtgtgtgtgtgtgtaatagtaCATTTAAGTAAATTTTATAGCTCAATAGATCCCACCAGGattaccatccatccatcctaatCCTGGTGGGATCTATTGAGCTATAAaatttactaatactttgttcaatttaaattaatttgctTTGCAAGTAATTTAGTGATTCTTCATTTCATTTGCATGTTTTGTTTATTGCGCGAATGGTCTTaatttgacttggtgaaacctgcagataccctgttTATGTTTGgtcttttttgctttttttttttttttttttgcagaccAGATTAATCCAGATAAGCATCCACCATTACCTGAGAACCACAGCTGGCAAATGGCTACCTCAAGTGCTCCTGCTCCTGCTCGCTACCAAGGTACATTATCAACCAAAAGATTTGGCTCAGtaaatttgtattaattttattgAACAATAATTGATCTCATATATACATAAATGCATCTTTCcaatttcattatttttgatTACCACAAAATATGGGTGTGGTCTAggggatgcacaatatatcaGCCATCATATTGGTATCAATCTTGAAGACagtagtgatgggaagttcggttcttttccgtgaaccggttctttcggacagttcgtttcaatgattcaatgaataacatagtttaatatgaaaaggcagtgaagtatcccgaCACAACAACAAATGACATTTGACTGGAAGTTTTCCAGCTGGCTTATATTATTTTTGAAGCTCTTAAGAACACTCAATATGGTGCATATGGTCAATTACATTGAAAACTTCAATAAAAGCTTGCCTATCATTTGGCGCATAGCATACATTCATAAGTAAAACATTAATGCTGTTTATAGAGCCATTTCTTAGAATGAATCTTCCTTCTGCATCCTTATAGGTCACTGATTAAGTTCGATGCAGTATGACGAAAATGTGACTAAATGTGACTTGTGATCTTGACTAAACACAAACAGTTGACTTAATGatctaaaatgttttttgacacAGGACTAAGactgagaataaaataaaaaaatgtctgaCAAAAATTATCACTACTTTCAAGAAATTAAGATCAAGAGTCAGAAGTGTTatttaattacagaaaaatatTACTGAAGAATATTTTGCCGTTTcatcagcagaagccagcttcaggtctcacaaggagttcctAGGCCACAATCTCCACATACATtgaattgtattaaaaaaattcaacaaaattaatttattttcaaggTCTAGCTATGTATATTCTGATTGATTGGCTAAGAGAAAATAGATTATTATGGTACATTTTCACACATCAGCGGGCTGAATGAGGAAACTGCACTCCTAGCCGTTGCTTGACATTCATTCCTCAGAGGCCAAATACAGACTTTAGAGAACGGATGAAAAGAATAATAAACAATCAAACAGTATTTCTGTTGATTAGTATCATAAACAAGAAGAAATCATATGT includes these proteins:
- the fam113 gene encoding PC-esterase domain-containing protein 1A isoform X1, yielding MRPVTQLLHNKFVVVLGDSIQRSVYKDLVLILQRDSYLSLSQLKSKGEFAFEQDCLVEGGRLGQMNNGTKYREVRQYRTDHHLIRFYFVTQVFSRYMESILADFEQGIKPDLVIVNSCVWDISRYSREWDSEYRENLNTFFRKLKTILPEESLVVWNMTMPLGKKIVGGFLVPEIAHMGPTLRFDVIEANYFGATLANEFGFDVLDLHFQFRFSLQHRMHDGVHWNSVAHRKITCLLLEHVAQAWGVELPKLDQINPDKHPPLPENHSWQMATSSAPAPARYQADPYSRQRCFYPPVMPAIHYNNGPVWTQGQRMRQFNGFGSQYCHDDLPPHMTAGYQSFERENFYRGASNAPAAPYWPVNNLVMKQKRRRPHAGERLHPYRY
- the fam113 gene encoding PC-esterase domain-containing protein 1A isoform X2 — encoded protein: MRPVTQLLHNKFVVVLGDSIQRSVYKDLVLILQRDSYLSLSQLKSKGEFAFEQDCLVEGGRLGQMNNGTKYREVRQYRTDHHLIRFYFVTQVFSRYMESILADFEQGIKPDLVIVNSCVWDISRYSREWDSEYRENLNTFFRKLKTILPEESLVVWNMTMPLGKKIVGGFLVPEIAHMGPTLRFDVIEANYFGATLANEFGFDVLDLHFQFRFSLQHRMHDGVHWNSVAHRKITCLLLEHVAQAWGVELPKLDQINPDKHPPLPENHSWQMATSSAPAPARYQDPYSRQRCFYPPVMPAIHYNNGPVWTQGQRMRQFNGFGSQYCHDDLPPHMTAGYQSFERENFYRGASNAPAAPYWPVNNLVMKQKRRRPHAGERLHPYRY